Part of the Nitrospirota bacterium genome, ATTTTTGCGGTCACGGACCCCCTCAAGTTAAAACAATGCGAGCGGCTCTGGTGGTTCGACATCGTCCACAACGTGTTTTATCGCGTGGGGATGTTCGAGCGATTCGATGAATTTTTCGAGCAGGTCTTTCAGGCGTTTGAGGATCCTCGGTCTTGGATCTTGTTTCCTGAAACGCATGCGGTACTGACCAAACTGCGTGAAGAGGGGTTTGAGCTGGGGATCATATCCAATTTCGACTCTCGCCTCTTTCCCGTAATACGGGGGCTCGGCATCGACCGTCTCTTCGACACCGTGACGATATCTAGCCTAGCGCGGGCTGCGAAGCCGGCGTCAAAGATCTTTGAGCTTGCCTTGGACAAACATGCCGCTGATCCAGATGAAGCGATTCATATAGGAGATAGTGTGAGGGATGATGTGGAGGGGGCCATCAAAGCGGGGTTGACGGGGATCCTCCTCGATCGCGAGTCGCGGGCGTCGAATGTGCTGCCTGCCGGTGCGTTACGTATTGCTACGTTGTCGGAGTTGCCCCTTCTGCTGCAAGGGGGTGCGTCGGCAGAATAATCGATTCGAGACTGTACGGTATCGATCAGTCGGTTTTCGTAGGGGCGGAAAGCTAGAGAGGCATGAGCGGGTCGAATTTCGGATCGCGATCTCCATAATCTAACGGGGTCGCAATCTGTTTGTTGATCCATTCGATGACCGCGCCATACCCGAGGCTTTCCGGATCGCCTGGAAGATAGTCCGCGACTACGGCTAAGACACGAAATCCCTGCTTCAGTTGAAAGGCCAACGTCATGCCTTCCAGTTCCCCTCGGATGACCTTGACCGCATAGTCTTCAGCGCTCATCCGGTCGGCATAGCGGTAATAGCCTCGTAACCGAGCGCCAGCGCGAATGCGTGGCAGCTTCAGGTCTTCGATGAGGCGGCGTCTGGCGGCGTAGAGAGCAGAGCCGATTCCTCCCCGCTGAACGTCAGGCGAGACCATGACCTCTGCTCCGTAGAGTGTTCGTCCCCGCCCTGGGTCATGGTTGGTGAGCATGCCTCTGGCTGTGAAATCCTTCCATGATCCGCAAAAATTATAGTCATCCCATCGGATGATCAAGCTGGCCGCCATCCCTACAAGTTTTTTCGAGGACGAATCGATCGCGACAAACTGGCCTTCAGGGAAGACCTCAAGGTGGGAAGCCAGGAGGGTTTCGTTCCAGTGGGGAGGGAAGGAGTACACGGCCTTCGAGAGCTCGATAATCGCCGGGAAATCTTCAGGCTGCGTATTGCGGACGAGAATGTTGGATCTGGGGGGCGTCATAGTCATACGAGGGGAACGACTTCGGTCTGCCGGACGATCTCACTGGTTTGATGGCTGTCGAGTAAGGGCAGGACGGTGCCGTGAGACCGAGCTTGGAGAATGGTGGTCAGATTGATATCGCCAATCACCATACTTTCCTGGTTGGGAATCCCTTCTGCCAGGATGCCGTCCCGCGAGAAGGCGAAGTCGCTCGGAGTCAAAATTGATGCTTGGCCATAATTGAGGCTCACGGCCGGCACCATGGGGAGCGATCCGACGGTTGAGGACTGCACCACGTACATCTGGTTTTCGATGGCTCTGGCTTGTGCGCAATAGCGCACTCGGAGAAACCCTTGGCGGTCGTCGGTGCAACTGGGAACGACGAGAATATGGGCTCCTTCCCGTCCCGCTGCTCTGGCAATTTCAGGAAACTCGACGTCGTAGCAGATAGTGATCGCGACCCGTCCGAAGTCGGTTTCAAAAATGCGAAACTTCGAGCGGGGCGACACCTTCCATTCGTCTTTCTCGAAACGGGTCATGTGGAGTTTCCCCTGGACCCCGCGCGCGCCGGTGGGAGAAAAGAAGAAGCTTTCGTTGTACACCAGGTCTGAATCCTCTTCCATTACGGGAATCGTGCCGGCCACGATGTATAAGCCATGCTGTTTGGCCAGCTCTGCCATGAGTGTGCTGAAGCGGTCGGCTTGATGGGCCAGATCTCTGACCTGCTCACGAATGGGGCGCTTCACATTGCCTAACGTGAGGAGTTGGACGGTGAAGTACTCGGGAAAGACCAGGAGCTGGGCTTTATAATCGGCCGCCGTTTCCACGAGGGCCTGCACCTGGTCGCGAAATTGATCGAAGGTTTGGACGGGTCTGATGAAGTATTGGAGCGATGCGATGCGAAGACGTTCCATATTGGGTGTGCCGCGAAGGTGAAAGTTTCCTCACCTATAGCAGGGGGGGCTGCCGGCGCACAAGGGGCGCGCAGGTTCTGAACTCCCTGCTACAGGAGTAAGGGAACGATATCTTTCGCCCTTCCTTGGAGTGAGAGGCTCACAACAGATGAATGGGGAGTGGGGTCAAGGTTGATCTCGATCACGAACGCATGATTGGCCTTGGCTGCCGGCGTCAGCATGGCAGCCGGGTAGACGAGTCCTGATGTTCCTACAATGATCATCACGTCGCAGGATTCCACGGTCTGGAAACTATTGGCCAGGACCTGCTCATCGAGTGCTTCTCCGAACCAGACGATGTGTGGCCGGAGCAACCCGCCACAGGTGTGGCAGTGGGGAAGGAGCGCGAGGGGGACCTCTCGATTGTCGGTGACTACTCGGCAGGAGGTGCAGCGGACCTTCCAGATGTCGCCGTGTAGTTCTGATAAATTTCGTGAGCCTGCCAGCCGATGGAGCCCGTCGACGTTTTGCGTAATGAGGTGGAAATTATTTGCACGTTCTTCCAGACGCACCAGGGCATGGTGCGCCTCATTCGGTCGCTTCGTGGCGAGGATCTCCCGCCGCCAGTTGTACCATTCCCAGACCAGTCGCGAATCTCGCTCAAAGGCCTCGGGCGTCGCCAGGTCTTCTGCGCGAAAGTTGTGCCATAGGCCGTCGGCCCCGCGAAACGTCGGCACGCCGCTGTCGGCTGAAATACCCGCGCCGGTCAGGATCGTGATGGCTCGCGCGGAGGCAATGCGTGAACGTGCTTCTACAAGGCTCATGGTGGACTATGTTACCCTAGTTTGGTGCCCTGCTATAGTAGGCGACTTGTTGGAGGAGTATTGTTATGAAAAATATCCTGATGGTCGGTGCCGGGTCGGTGGGCGGGTTTTTCGGGGCGCATCTGGCGAAAAATAATCCTAATGTGTCCTTCCTGCTGCGGCCCAAGACGCTCGCAGCCGTGAAGCAGAATGGCCTCACGATCCGGAGTGCCAAGGGCACCTTTACCGTGCATCCTCCAGCCGCTTCAGATCTGCGAGAGCTGCCGAAGCCAGACCTGATCATCCTCTCCGTCAAATCCTACGATCTGGACGAGGTGCTGACACAAATCGAACCGGTCCTGACCAATCAGACCGTCATCCTGACCCTCCAGAACGGAGTCGACACGGAAGATCGCATCGTGGCGCGCCTTCAACGGGATTGCGTCATTGGTGGCGTGGCCTTCATCTATTCCAAGATCGCGTCACCCGGCGTCATCGATCATTATAAGAAGGGGGCTGTGGCCATCGGCGAGATGATGGGACATCAGAGTCCTCGTCTGTTGGCTATCGCGGATTTGTTTAAGCAGGCGGGGATTCCCTGTCAACTCACAGAGGACGTGCGGAAGAGCAAGTGGGAGAAGATGTGCTGGAACTGTGTCTTCAATCCGCTCACGGTCATTGTCGATGATAAAGTGGCGAAGACCCTGGAGCATCCGGAGATGCTTCGCGTCATTCATCAGATTGTCGAGGAAGTCTCAGCCGTTGCCGCCTCGGTCAAGGTGCCGCTGTCGCCGGATATGGCCGAGAAAGTCGTGCGTTGGACGCAGGAGATTCGCGACATCCATACCTCCATGTATGACGATTGGAAGGCCGGACGTCCGACCGAAATCGATTACTTGAACGGGTACATTGTGCAAAAGGGACGTGAGTTCGGCATCCCGACACCGGTCAATGAAGCGCTGACGGCGATGATCAAGACGATTACGGAAAAGGAAAAGACCGGTCCAGGTATCGTGCGGATCGACGGGGCGGTGGTGCAGCCTGTCTCGCTGGATCGTGCGGCGATCGCGGCCTTGCCGGCGGAACAGCAGCTCGATATTTCGACGGTGATGCCCAACATGAAAGGCAAGGGGATTCGCCTGAAAGCCTTGCTGGATGTGCCGGCCTTGGCGATCAAGGCCGATCACGTCACGGTGTATTCGGCAGACGGAAAATATTCAGCCTGTCTCACGCTCGCGCAAGCCTTGGAATGGGGGATTCTGCTGTACGAAGTAGATGGAGAGGCACTGTCGGAATCGAAAGGCGGGCCCTATCGCTTGGTGACTCCCGGGCTGGGAGATCTGTGTGCCAATGTGAAGGGGGTCGCGCGGATCGAAGTCACGATCGGAACCGGCACAGATACGCGGCCATCAGTCCGGACGAATTGCTGATGATATTTTCATCGAAAGACCCGAATCGCCTTCCATCGTTCCGATCTGTAGCGCCAGAGTAGTAGCCCCATTCTGACCGTCCAATCTGCAATCATCGCGCTCCAGACATAGAGTACATCCAGCGCGAGCCAGGGGCCTGCGATGACTGCCAGTGGTACGCGGATTCCCCACATGCCGATCGTGGTTGCCCACATGATGAACCTGGTATCGCCCGCTCCACGTAGCGACCCTGCCAGGACCATGGTGAGGGCGAGCGGCACTTGGAGGATGGCGACGATGCGGAGGAAAACAGTTCCGAGTTCGACCACCGCTTCGTCATTCGTAAATGCGCGGAGTAGCACGTAGGGAAAGAAGAAGAATAAGACGCCCATCGAAGCCATCGCGATGGTGGCTAACCGGTTCGCCTCCCAGTTTTCAAGTTTGGCCCGGACATATTTTCCTGCGCCGATACTCTGTCCCACCATCGTGGCCGCGGCGATCGCGAAACCGTATCCAGGCAGGAACGAGAGGGACTCGATCGACAGGCCCACTTGATGGGCTGCGTAGGTTACGGTTCCGTAGAGCAGCACGATCTTGGTATAGAGGATAATCCCTGCCTGTTGAAACATCCGTTCGCCGGAAACCGGTGCGCCGATCTGCCAGGTGGAGCGCAGGAGATCATATCGTGGCTTGAGCGACTTCCTGAAGACTGTTCGATTGGCCCAAAGGAGATAGAGCACGCCGGTTCCTTCTGCAAGACCGGTGGCCAGGGCTGCTCCGGTGAGGCCCCAGGCAGGGAAGCCCCAGAGTCCATAGATCAGCGGATAGGCAATCGACAAATAGAGAAGATTCACGGCGATCAAAGCATACATCGGAGTCTTGGTATTCCCGGTACCTTGCATGATCGAGGAGAGGACTTGCAGGAAGATCGTACAGGGAATGACCAGGAAGATCAGATTCGAGTAGGGAAGGGCCAATGCGATTACATGGTGCTCTGCGCCCAAGAGTTCCATGGTGAGACGATTCAAGGACAATCCGAGTACCACGAGGGCGCAAGAGACGATGGCGGCCAGTCCGAGGAGGTGGGTGGCAGCTTCCCCGACGTCTTTGGTGCGGCGAGCCCCCGATAGTTGCGCGATAAGGACGTTGGCGCCTACCGATAGTCCTGAGACGAGCGTGGTGGACATGAAGGCCAGTAGTTGGCCAAGCCCAACTGCGGCAATGGATGTGGCACCGAGTCCGCCTACGAGGAAGACGGCGGCGATGCCCTCGGTCCGTTGGAGCAGGCTGCTGACCGTGACCGGTAATGCAAGGGTCAGGACGGACTTTCTGATTTGTGCGATGCGGGATGCCATGTGTGGCCATCCTAGCAGGCTGTTGAGAAAGGCCGCCAGCTTCGTTCTCGCCTCGAACGCATCCTCAACGTACCCCGAGGGTAGACCTCCGGTGCATTCACCGACTGCGGCCTTGCTGCTCGGCCGTTCTGAACAGCCTGCGACTGATGCTGGTTGAATATTCTGCCTGCTGGACAAATGCGTGCCCGTCCGATTAGGGTCACATACGATGAATGAACTGAACGATCCCGTACCAGCTTCTTCTTCGAAGGCTCCGCGCCTGTCGAAGTCGAAATTTCTGTCCGGCCTTCAATGTCATAAGCGGCTGTATCTCGAAATTCACCAGCCTTATCTGGCGACGAAGCCGGATGCGGCGACTCAGGCGATGTTTGAGATGGGCACAGAAGTCGGAGAGTTGGCCAGGAGCCGCTTCCCAGGCGGTGTGTTGGTCACAGCTGGCTATCGCCAGAGCGAGGCTGCGCTGGCGCAGACGGCGGCCCTGATTCAGGATCCCGCGGTGCCGGCCATTTTCGAAGCGGCATTTTTGCATGCCGGGGTCTTAATTCGTGCAGATGTGCTGGAGCGTATTCCAGCCGAAGAGGGACAGCCCTGTGGTTGGCGTCTGATCGAGGTCAAGTCTTCCACCAGGGTCAAAGATATCCATCTCGAAGATCTCGCGGTGCAAAGCGAAGTAATCGTCGGTGCAGGGCTGATGCTCGCCTCTGTCGGTCTCATGCATATCAATACAGGTTATCTCTATCGTGAGGGGGCTATCGATCTGACAGCGCTGTTTGCGATTGAGGATCTATCCGAGGCGGTCGCGCAACGCAGGGCTGAGGTGCCGGGTCGGTTGGCTGAAATGACTCGTATGTTGCTCCAGCCTCACGCCCCTGCGATTGAGCCGGATCGGCATTGTCATACACCCTACGATTGCCCCTTCTGGGACCATTGCACCAAAGACAAGCCGGATCGGTGGATTCATTACTTGCCGGGATCGAAGCAGGTGGTCGGTCAGTTGACGCAACAGGGCGTGACGACGATCGATGAGATTCCTGCCGGTACGAAATTGTCGCCGGTTCAGCGCCGCGTGAAAGAGAATGTCGAGTGGGTATCTGCGAAACTCGGCACCATGCTACAGGCGGTGAAGTATCCCGTGCATCACCTCGATTTCGAGACGGTCATGATGGCGGTGCCCCGGTTTACTGAAACGAGACCCTATCAAGCTCTTCCGGTTCAGTGGTCGAATCACATTGAACAGAAAACCGGTGAGTTACGCCACGAGGAGTTTCTCCACAAGGATGTCAGCGATCCTCGGAAGGTACTGGTCGAATCCTTGCTGGAGTCTCTGGGGGAGAAGGGAAGTATCTGCGTGTATTCACCCTACGAACGGTCCATCCTGGAACAACTCTCTGTGGCTATTCCGTCTCTCAAACCTGCCTTGTCTCGCATCATTGCCAGGCTCTGGGACCTCTTCCCGATCATACGAGATCATTACTACCATCCATCGTTCGGCGGGTCGTACTCCATCAAGTCGGTGCTGCCGGCGATGGTACCTGCACTTGCCTATGACGATTTGGCGATCAAAGAGGGAGGGCATGCCGCCAGTCAGTACTACCGCATGGTCTTTGTCGAAACCGATTGGATCGAGCGGGCGACGATTGAGGAAAGTCTGCTGCGGTATTGCGAGCGAGATACCTTGGCGATGGTCGAACTGAGACGAGCGTTGCAGGAAAAGGCACAGGGAAAAGCTGATTGAGGTCCTGATCCGCCGGCCTTAGACGATAAGGCCGGCGGTCTGCACCCGTGTGTTTTGGCGGAGAGGGTGGGGATCGAACCCACGGTCCCGTTGCCAGGACAGCAGTTTTCGAGACTGCCCGATTCGGCCACTCTCGCACCTCTCCGCTTCGTAAAACTCGCCTGATGTCGGGGTAGGGTTTGGCGTATGTATCGTCGTTGCGATGGGCTGGGGGAAGCTTACTCTGGGGAGGGTGATATTTCAATCGGTTTTCTTGATTTTTATCGTGTTCTCTCTATCCAAGGGGAGGCTTGGGTTTACAATCCAGAATAGGTCACCTTGGATTCCAATGGATGGCCGACAAGACCATGCCACTCAATTCCGTCTATGGTAGTTGCGGTCACGACTCCGCTACTTTCAGCAATCTGAATCTTTTAAAACTGTTCAATATTGACCAGCCGTGAGCGATGTTGCAGGCGTAAATTGGCTCGCAGTATAGGTATTCAGTTGTCTCGGTTGTAACCCTGTGTCCATGAAATTTCAGATTATTTACGAGAAAATTGTTGCCGGATAAAAGCAAAACATTCTTTCGAGTTTCCACCGGAAGTACTATCCTGTCTACGGATAGAATCTGAAATCTCTTCTTCTGAGTTCCGATGATGTTTGCTAGGGGGTACTCTGCACAGCACGTCGTTAATACTTTGGGTGCTGGCCTTTTTCCTGCGGTAGGGGTTTAATTGGTGATGCCAACGCCTGTCCCTCCAACTCTACGCTACCTTTCTGACCTCTTCACATTTCGTTGCCAGGGAAAGAGTCAGGAACTCGCCTACGCCTTTGTTCGCGACAGCCTCGACATTGAGAGTCAGCTGACCTACGGAGAACTCGACCGCAGGGTGCGCTCACTGACCGGCCATCTTGCACGTAGAGTTCGACCGGGAGCGAGAGTCCTGCTCCTCTTCCCACCGGGGCTCGATGTCGTCTCTGCGTTCTGGGCCTGTATCTGTGCCGGACTCGTGCCAGTTCCTGCCCCCGCGCTGGATCCCGTGAGGCGGAAGCATAGTGTGCCGAGGCTCCGCGCCATCGTCGAGGATGCTCAGGTATCTTTGGTCCTGACCACTTCTGCTATTGCGCCTTTCTCCTCGGAACTTTCGATCGTCAAAGACGGGAGTCAGGTCGAATGGGTGGCGACGGATCAATTGTACGATCAAACTCATGAGATTGATCTGCCGGTTCTAGGTGAACCCTCCCTTGCCTACTTGCAATATACGTCCGGGTCGACCGCCACTCCTCGTGGCGTGATGATCAGCCACCAGAATGTTTTGGCGCAGTGCGAGGCCCTTCATCTGGTTGCAGGGGTCGATCTCAACAGCCGGTCCCTCTGCTGGCTGCCATACTTTCACGATTACGGGCTTGTGCATGGCATCATCGCACCGTTTTATGCAGGTATTCCGGCATATCTCATGTCCCCCGTGACGTTCCTGAGAAGACCTCTCCGGTGGCTGGAGGCGATGGATCGCTGGAGCATTACGCACAGTGGAGCCCCGAACTTCGCCTATGAATCCTGTACCAAGGCGCTCCGGCAACAGAAGGGCTGGATAGGCCATCTTCAGCATTGGGTTGTGGCGAGTTGTGGTGCAGAGCCGATTCATGTGGAGACGATCGAGGAGTTTGCAGAGGCGTTCCATGCCCATGGCTTTACACGCCAGGCCTTCACGCCGGCCTATGGGTTAGCGGAATCCACGTTGGTGGTGACCTCAAAACGACGGGCTGAGGAGCCGCTCCTCCTGCATGTGGCTGGTGAGGCCCTTGCTGCGCACCAAGTGACTCGAGTTTCGCCTGATGCCCTGGGAGCACGGACGTTGGTCGGGTGCGGGCCACCGCTCTCCGGCACCACTGTTCGCATCGTGGATCCTGTCACCCTCGCAGGCTGTGAAGCCGACCGCATCGGGGAAGTGTGGGTTGCCAGTCCCAGTGTCGCGCAGGGTTATTGGAATCGTGAAACAGCTGAGGATGTGACCTTTCGAGCGTCGCTCGAAGGGGATAGGCAGCGGGCATTCATGCGGACCGGCGACCTGGGATTTCTGCATGACGGGCAACTGTTTGTTACCGGACGCCTCAAAGATTTAATCATTGTCCATGGACGGAATCTCTATCCCGGTGACATTGAACGGACGGTTGAGCGGAGCCATTCAGGATTACGGCTTCATGGAGGAGCTGCCTTTTCTATCCAGGAAAATCGTGAGGAGTCGGTGGTGGTCCTGCAGGAAGTCGAACGGGCACAGTCGGTTGACGTGGACGCGATTGCCATGGCCATTCGCCAGGCGGTGATGGATGAACATGAAGTGCCGGTTTCTTCCGTGGTCTTGGTCCGCAGCGGCGGGTTGCCCAAGACCTCCAGTGGCAAGATTCAGCGGGGGGCCTCCAAGGAGGCATTCATAACCGGTACCTTGCCGATCGTGGGGATCAGTCGCTACGGGATCCAGGTCAGCGACACTCTGGCAGCAGAGGGCGACCTGATCGTCGACAAGGGGGGCGCGTCGGGCGCGGACCTGACGTCGCTAGAGGTGTACCTACAGCTGATGGTCGCCGGGCACCTCTCTGTCGACCCGAGTTGTATTACGCTCACGCAGCCGATTGGAACGGTCGGCATCGACTCGCTCAAGGCAGGGATTATGAAAAACCGCCTGGAGGAAGAGTTCGGAACCGAGCTGTCATTTCAGCATTTACTGATCGACTGGAGTATTCGCGATCTGGCAGAGCATCTCCTCACCCATCAACACCAGGTCTTACCGAGCGCGGGGGCGAGGGCTGTCGATATGCCGGCCCTTCTTCCTGTGACAGTTACGTCTCCCACATTTCCGTTGTCTTCGTCACAGCGGCGCATGTGGTTTGCTGAACGACTGAGTCCTGATTCGCCGCTCAATAATATCCCGGTAGCTGTCCGGTTGCGTGGCCCGCTCAATGTTCCGGCGTTGGAAGCGAGTGTTCACGCGATGGTTCATCGTCACGACCTGTTACGGGTAACCATCGAAGAGCAGTCAGGGGTGCCGTTTCACAGGCTGTCTGGCGACCAGGCTATCGCATTCAGGATCTACGATTATCGAGGGACGGGTGCAGAGAGACGTGGGGCAGATCTGCAGCGCCTGCTCAAACAAGAGGCAGCCAGTCGTTTCGATCTTCGTCATGGTCCGCTGATGAGGACTTCGTTACTGCGTGTGGACGAGCACGAGCATGTGTTGATTGCCACGTTTCATCATTTAATTATGGACGGATGGTCCATCAGATTGTTGTGTCAGGAGCTGAGCGTCGTCTATGAGGCAGCCTGCTCCGGAGAGCCGGTTGTATGGACGAACCCCGCGGTGTCGTACCGCGACTATGTCGCGTGGGAGCAGACAAGTCTCGACCGGGGACGACATGACAGGCAACGGCGCTATTGGCAGAAGCAGCTGAAGAATCTCCCGGCGCCGTGTGAATTGCCCAGGGATTTCCCTCGGTCGGGAGAGGTACGGCAAGGCAGTCGGACCGTGACACTCGCGTTCTCGACCGCCGAATCCGATGCGTTCGACCGCTTCTGCCTGCAGACGGGGATGACGCCCTTCATGGCCACCGTGGCTGGATTGGCGACATTGCTCTATCGATATACGGGTCAGACGGATCTTGTCGTTGGAGCGCCGGTGAGCAATCGAGTGGCAACACAATTCGAACAGGTTCTCGGCTGCATGGTGAATACGGTTGCGCTTCGAGTCGACTGCTCCAAGAATCCGACGGCCCGTGCGCTGCTCGCGCAGGTCAGACGAGTGGTGGTCGATGCGACTAATCATCAGGATCTTCCCTTCGATGAAGTCGTTCGGGCGGTCTCTCCAGGCTACGATGAAGCACGCGCTCCGCTCTTCCGGCTGATGGTGGCTTGGGAAGAAGATGCGGTGGCAGCACTTCGCTTAGCCGGTGTGAGCGCTGAGCGAGTTCAGATCGAACGGCTCGCCACTCCTTTTGATGCGACGGTATTCTCTCGTCGGCAGCAGGACCATATTCAGTTGGCGATCGAGTACAACACCTTTCTGTTCGAAGAGGCGACCATCACGCAGATGCTGGACCACTTGCGGTCATTGCTCGCCGAGATGGCCGCATCTCTCGATCTGCCGTTGTCCGAGCTCCCCCTGCTCACGGATCGGGAACGGCAGAAAGTCCTTGTGGAGTGGAATCGCACTCGTGCGGACGATCCGAGCGGTTCTAGCATCCATGCCCTCATCGATGCACAGGCGGCCCATGCGCCTGATGCATTGGCTGTGGTCTCGGAGAGCGGTACGCTCACGTATCGGCAGCTTTCGGAGCGATCGAATCATGTCGCGCAGGACCTTCGGCGGCAGGGGGTTCAGCCTGGAAGCCTTGTCGGGTTGCTCCTTGAGCGGTCGCTCGAAATGGTGGTGGGCATGCTCGGAATTCTCAAGGCCGGCGCAGCCTATGTGCCCCTCGATCCAGACTATACGGAGGAGCGTCTGGCGTTCATGGTGCGCGACAGCCAACTCACGGTGGTGGTAACCAATAGCCGGCTACGCAGTCGGTTACGAGCCGAGC contains:
- a CDS encoding HAD-IA family hydrolase; amino-acid sequence: MKTPIHVIFFDAAETLFHINGSVADIYLQHALQYGFRQKPDSLISIGQAFQRAFHDAAPPIFAVTDPLKLKQCERLWWFDIVHNVFYRVGMFERFDEFFEQVFQAFEDPRSWILFPETHAVLTKLREEGFELGIISNFDSRLFPVIRGLGIDRLFDTVTISSLARAAKPASKIFELALDKHAADPDEAIHIGDSVRDDVEGAIKAGLTGILLDRESRASNVLPAGALRIATLSELPLLLQGGASAE
- a CDS encoding GNAT family N-acetyltransferase — translated: MTMTPPRSNILVRNTQPEDFPAIIELSKAVYSFPPHWNETLLASHLEVFPEGQFVAIDSSSKKLVGMAASLIIRWDDYNFCGSWKDFTARGMLTNHDPGRGRTLYGAEVMVSPDVQRGGIGSALYAARRRLIEDLKLPRIRAGARLRGYYRYADRMSAEDYAVKVIRGELEGMTLAFQLKQGFRVLAVVADYLPGDPESLGYGAVIEWINKQIATPLDYGDRDPKFDPLMPL
- a CDS encoding carbon-nitrogen hydrolase family protein yields the protein MERLRIASLQYFIRPVQTFDQFRDQVQALVETAADYKAQLLVFPEYFTVQLLTLGNVKRPIREQVRDLAHQADRFSTLMAELAKQHGLYIVAGTIPVMEEDSDLVYNESFFFSPTGARGVQGKLHMTRFEKDEWKVSPRSKFRIFETDFGRVAITICYDVEFPEIARAAGREGAHILVVPSCTDDRQGFLRVRYCAQARAIENQMYVVQSSTVGSLPMVPAVSLNYGQASILTPSDFAFSRDGILAEGIPNQESMVIGDINLTTILQARSHGTVLPLLDSHQTSEIVRQTEVVPLV
- a CDS encoding NAD-dependent deacylase — encoded protein: MSLVEARSRIASARAITILTGAGISADSGVPTFRGADGLWHNFRAEDLATPEAFERDSRLVWEWYNWRREILATKRPNEAHHALVRLEERANNFHLITQNVDGLHRLAGSRNLSELHGDIWKVRCTSCRVVTDNREVPLALLPHCHTCGGLLRPHIVWFGEALDEQVLANSFQTVESCDVMIIVGTSGLVYPAAMLTPAAKANHAFVIEINLDPTPHSSVVSLSLQGRAKDIVPLLL
- a CDS encoding 2-dehydropantoate 2-reductase, whose protein sequence is MKNILMVGAGSVGGFFGAHLAKNNPNVSFLLRPKTLAAVKQNGLTIRSAKGTFTVHPPAASDLRELPKPDLIILSVKSYDLDEVLTQIEPVLTNQTVILTLQNGVDTEDRIVARLQRDCVIGGVAFIYSKIASPGVIDHYKKGAVAIGEMMGHQSPRLLAIADLFKQAGIPCQLTEDVRKSKWEKMCWNCVFNPLTVIVDDKVAKTLEHPEMLRVIHQIVEEVSAVAASVKVPLSPDMAEKVVRWTQEIRDIHTSMYDDWKAGRPTEIDYLNGYIVQKGREFGIPTPVNEALTAMIKTITEKEKTGPGIVRIDGAVVQPVSLDRAAIAALPAEQQLDISTVMPNMKGKGIRLKALLDVPALAIKADHVTVYSADGKYSACLTLAQALEWGILLYEVDGEALSESKGGPYRLVTPGLGDLCANVKGVARIEVTIGTGTDTRPSVRTNC
- a CDS encoding MATE family efflux transporter; this translates as MASRIAQIRKSVLTLALPVTVSSLLQRTEGIAAVFLVGGLGATSIAAVGLGQLLAFMSTTLVSGLSVGANVLIAQLSGARRTKDVGEAATHLLGLAAIVSCALVVLGLSLNRLTMELLGAEHHVIALALPYSNLIFLVIPCTIFLQVLSSIMQGTGNTKTPMYALIAVNLLYLSIAYPLIYGLWGFPAWGLTGAALATGLAEGTGVLYLLWANRTVFRKSLKPRYDLLRSTWQIGAPVSGERMFQQAGIILYTKIVLLYGTVTYAAHQVGLSIESLSFLPGYGFAIAAATMVGQSIGAGKYVRAKLENWEANRLATIAMASMGVLFFFFPYVLLRAFTNDEAVVELGTVFLRIVAILQVPLALTMVLAGSLRGAGDTRFIMWATTIGMWGIRVPLAVIAGPWLALDVLYVWSAMIADWTVRMGLLLWRYRSERWKAIRVFR
- a CDS encoding DUF2779 domain-containing protein; translated protein: MNELNDPVPASSSKAPRLSKSKFLSGLQCHKRLYLEIHQPYLATKPDAATQAMFEMGTEVGELARSRFPGGVLVTAGYRQSEAALAQTAALIQDPAVPAIFEAAFLHAGVLIRADVLERIPAEEGQPCGWRLIEVKSSTRVKDIHLEDLAVQSEVIVGAGLMLASVGLMHINTGYLYREGAIDLTALFAIEDLSEAVAQRRAEVPGRLAEMTRMLLQPHAPAIEPDRHCHTPYDCPFWDHCTKDKPDRWIHYLPGSKQVVGQLTQQGVTTIDEIPAGTKLSPVQRRVKENVEWVSAKLGTMLQAVKYPVHHLDFETVMMAVPRFTETRPYQALPVQWSNHIEQKTGELRHEEFLHKDVSDPRKVLVESLLESLGEKGSICVYSPYERSILEQLSVAIPSLKPALSRIIARLWDLFPIIRDHYYHPSFGGSYSIKSVLPAMVPALAYDDLAIKEGGHAASQYYRMVFVETDWIERATIEESLLRYCERDTLAMVELRRALQEKAQGKAD